In one window of Romboutsia hominis DNA:
- a CDS encoding DUF4438 domain-containing protein, with product MLNTNKEHVVKWSVQGKIHHPIGGNYRISHDGKPMILPATGGISYNVSVGDSVFNWAGDHVEPGVSIRNENSSENAALMTFACIGNEAKIVSGDAKGKKGYVTGMHGGIDHVLIYFDEETLEDLAIDDKIMIKAYGQGLKLNNYENVHIMNIDPNLFEKLNIKEENGKLKVNVVGKVPAYLMGSGIGSKSAATDGDYDIMTADMEEIKRLGLDKLKFGDLVLLQDCDNTYGVGYLKGAVSIGVVVHSDCVKSGHGPGVTVIMTCKDDTLEGIIDENANIKNYMK from the coding sequence ATGTTAAATACTAATAAAGAACATGTAGTTAAATGGTCAGTACAAGGTAAAATTCATCATCCAATAGGTGGAAATTATAGAATAAGTCACGATGGAAAACCTATGATACTTCCAGCAACAGGTGGAATATCATATAATGTATCTGTTGGTGATAGTGTTTTTAATTGGGCAGGTGACCATGTAGAGCCAGGTGTATCTATAAGAAATGAAAATAGTTCAGAAAATGCAGCATTAATGACATTTGCATGTATTGGAAATGAAGCTAAAATAGTATCAGGAGATGCTAAAGGTAAAAAGGGATATGTAACAGGTATGCATGGAGGTATAGACCATGTGTTAATATATTTTGATGAGGAAACTTTAGAAGATTTAGCAATCGATGATAAAATAATGATAAAAGCATATGGACAAGGGCTTAAGTTAAATAACTATGAAAATGTACACATAATGAATATAGATCCTAATTTATTTGAAAAATTAAACATAAAAGAAGAAAATGGAAAGCTTAAAGTTAATGTTGTAGGAAAAGTACCAGCATATTTAATGGGATCTGGTATAGGTTCTAAAAGTGCCGCTACAGATGGTGATTATGACATAATGACAGCTGATATGGAAGAAATAAAGAGATTAGGTCTTGATAAGTTAAAATTTGGCGATTTAGTATTACTTCAAGATTGTGATAACACATATGGTGTAGGATATTTAAAAGGTGCTGTAAGTATAGGAGTTGTAGTTCATAGTGATTGTGTGAAATCAGGTCATGGGCCAGGGGTAACAGTTATAATGACTTGTAAAGATGACACTTTAGAAGGTATTATAGATGAAAATGCTAATATAAAAAATTATATGAAATAA
- a CDS encoding PTS sugar transporter subunit IIA, with protein sequence MGIFDIFKKKNKSSIILSPTNGEILELSYVPDEVFSNKIMGDGFAIKSNDGVIVSPVDATVEMIFDTKHAMGLKTDDGLELLIHLGIDTVNLKGEGFEIFTNVGDKVKAGDKIMKMDVDFIKNNATSDISPIIFTSLEDGQSVKIVTGAVEAKEENRIEIVK encoded by the coding sequence ATGGGAATATTTGATATCTTCAAAAAGAAAAATAAAAGCAGTATTATATTATCGCCTACAAATGGTGAAATATTAGAGTTATCATATGTACCAGATGAGGTATTTTCCAACAAGATTATGGGAGATGGATTTGCTATAAAGTCAAATGATGGGGTTATAGTATCACCAGTAGATGCAACAGTTGAGATGATATTTGATACTAAACATGCTATGGGGTTAAAAACTGATGATGGTTTAGAATTACTTATACATTTAGGAATAGATACAGTGAATTTAAAAGGTGAAGGTTTCGAGATATTCACAAATGTTGGAGATAAAGTTAAAGCAGGAGATAAAATAATGAAAATGGATGTTGACTTTATAAAAAATAATGCAACATCGGATATAAGTCCTATAATATTTACTAGTTTAGAAGATGGACAGTCTGTAAAAATTGTAACAGGTGCTGTAGAAGCTAAAGAAGAAAATAGAATAGAAATAGTTAAATAA
- a CDS encoding TIGR04100 family radical SAM protein produces the protein MNILYTIGDSLYVNLTNKCPCRCIFCIRDEKDEIEKSGSLWLEHEPSIDEIKEAFKNYNLSDYNEVVFCGYGEPLVRLDEVIEISKFIKEKSNVKVRVNTNGLSDLIHKKKTAILLKDNIDSISISLNAPNKEVYTKVTRPKYGEVSFEYMINFAKECKEYISEVAFSVVDEISQEEIEMSKVLANKLGIDLKVRNKN, from the coding sequence ATGAATATATTATATACAATAGGTGATAGTCTTTATGTAAACTTAACTAATAAATGTCCATGTAGATGTATATTTTGTATAAGAGATGAGAAGGATGAAATTGAAAAAAGTGGAAGTTTATGGCTAGAACATGAACCAAGTATTGACGAAATAAAGGAAGCTTTTAAAAATTATAATTTAAGCGATTATAATGAAGTTGTATTTTGTGGATATGGAGAACCCTTAGTTAGACTAGACGAAGTAATAGAAATTAGTAAGTTTATAAAAGAAAAAAGTAATGTAAAAGTTAGGGTTAATACCAATGGTTTAAGTGATTTGATTCATAAAAAGAAAACAGCAATACTATTAAAGGATAATATAGATTCTATATCAATTAGCTTAAATGCTCCAAATAAAGAGGTTTATACAAAGGTTACAAGACCTAAATACGGGGAAGTATCATTTGAATATATGATAAATTTTGCAAAAGAATGTAAAGAGTATATAAGTGAAGTAGCTTTTTCCGTTGTAGATGAAATATCGCAAGAAGAAATAGAAATGTCAAAAGTGTTAGCAAATAAGCTTGGAATAGATTTAAAAGTAAGAAATAAAAATTAA
- a CDS encoding L-lactate dehydrogenase — protein sequence MNKSKVVIVGTGMVGMSYAYSMVNQGTCEELVLIDLDKKRAEGEAIDLNHGLSFAPRKMKIYAGDYSDCSDAYIICITAGAIQNEGETRLDLLHKNTKIMKSIIGEIKKTGFKGILLIATNPVDIMTYVSWKLSGYDKSKVIGSGTTLDSARLRYTLGERLNVNPKDINAYVMGEHGDSQFVAWSYALCGLQPIYQIASRKDKNIDFDDLEKIEDEVRNIAYKIIDCKKSTYYGIGMALTKITKAILENENTVLTVSSYLNGEYGNEDVYIAVPSIVNKDGVREVIHLPLDATEKEKLNDSIKIMKENIKKLDL from the coding sequence ATGAATAAAAGTAAAGTTGTAATAGTAGGAACAGGAATGGTGGGAATGAGCTATGCTTATTCAATGGTAAACCAAGGAACATGCGAAGAATTAGTGCTTATAGATTTAGATAAAAAAAGAGCTGAAGGAGAAGCTATTGATTTAAATCATGGACTTAGCTTTGCACCAAGAAAAATGAAGATATATGCAGGGGATTATAGCGATTGTAGTGATGCCTACATAATATGCATAACAGCAGGTGCTATACAAAATGAAGGAGAGACAAGATTAGACTTATTACATAAAAATACAAAAATAATGAAGTCTATAATAGGAGAAATAAAAAAGACAGGCTTTAAAGGAATATTATTAATAGCTACAAATCCAGTTGATATAATGACTTATGTATCATGGAAATTATCTGGTTATGATAAATCGAAAGTCATAGGATCAGGAACGACACTAGATTCAGCTAGACTTAGATATACATTAGGTGAAAGATTAAATGTAAATCCTAAAGATATAAATGCATATGTAATGGGTGAACATGGAGATTCTCAATTTGTAGCTTGGAGTTATGCACTTTGTGGATTACAACCAATATATCAAATAGCATCTAGAAAAGATAAGAATATAGATTTTGATGATTTAGAAAAAATAGAAGATGAAGTTAGAAATATAGCTTATAAAATAATTGATTGTAAAAAGTCGACATATTATGGTATAGGAATGGCTTTAACTAAGATAACTAAAGCTATACTTGAAAATGAAAATACAGTACTTACAGTATCATCATATTTAAATGGAGAATATGGAAATGAAGACGTGTATATAGCAGTTCCAAGTATAGTAAATAAAGATGGAGTAAGAGAAGTGATACATTTACCACTTGATGCTACAGAAAAAGAAAAGTTAAATGATTCTATAAAGATAATGAAAGAAAATATAAAAAAATTAGACTTATAA
- a CDS encoding sulfite exporter TauE/SafE family protein encodes MNIIYFLVGIIATTIGAISGIGGGVIIKPVLDTLGNYDISTISILSSFTVFSMSIVALLKSIKNKVKLDGKRTISLAIGSIIGGILGKNLFTLFLAALNNNLLGQKIQSTTLFILMGVVLILYINEGKIKGFRVNNIGFCALIGIILGIISSFLGIGGGPINVIALMYILGMGSKESSIHSIFIIFFSQGSKLLSVFLSEGFSVYNLEVLPFMVVGGIMGGFIGSYLLGKMKKNNIKNLLHILC; translated from the coding sequence ATGAATATCATATATTTTTTAGTAGGAATAATAGCGACGACTATTGGTGCAATATCAGGAATTGGTGGAGGAGTTATAATAAAGCCAGTACTTGATACATTAGGAAATTATGATATAAGTACGATAAGTATATTATCTAGCTTTACTGTGTTTTCTATGTCAATAGTAGCTTTATTAAAAAGCATAAAAAATAAAGTTAAATTAGATGGAAAGAGAACTATATCTCTAGCAATAGGTTCTATAATAGGTGGGATATTAGGTAAAAATTTATTTACCTTATTTTTAGCGGCTTTAAACAACAATTTACTAGGCCAAAAAATACAATCAACTACATTATTTATACTTATGGGTGTAGTTTTAATTTTATATATTAATGAAGGTAAAATTAAAGGTTTTAGAGTTAATAATATAGGATTTTGTGCATTGATAGGTATTATATTAGGTATAATTTCTTCATTTTTAGGAATAGGTGGAGGACCGATAAATGTAATTGCATTAATGTATATACTAGGTATGGGAAGTAAGGAAAGCTCTATACATTCTATATTTATAATATTTTTTTCACAAGGGTCTAAACTTTTATCGGTGTTTTTATCAGAAGGATTTAGTGTATATAACTTAGAGGTACTTCCTTTCATGGTTGTAGGTGGTATTATGGGAGGATTTATAGGAAGTTATTTATTAGGAAAGATGAAGAAAAACAATATAAAAAATCTTTTACATATACTATGTTAA
- the nagE gene encoding N-acetylglucosamine-specific PTS transporter subunit IIBC produces MLKFLQRIGKSLMLPIAALPIAGIMLRIGQPDVIKALYAVPFMSQILPFFGAAGSALFDNLPLLFALGVAVGLSDDQNGASALAGVISYLTLTNVTTKYWGINFAPEIASTLNISFLGGILAGLIGGLSYNRYRKVQLPEFLAFFGGRRAVPIMSGLISAIVAIPLAIVWPSIQAFLGDISAAIAGFGAMGAALYGFFNRLLIPMGLHHVFNSFFWFQLGNFNGTTGDLNRFFAGDPTAGHFMAGFFPVMMFGLPAIAFAIYCAAKKEKKKAVAGMLLSLGLTALLTGVTEPLEFLFIFLSPALLVAHAILTAISMFITDSLGVLHGFTFSAGAIDYLLNFNLATNPIYILLVGLGIGALYFVVFYFLIVKLDLPTPGREDDDELSSNPIQNSEVAATSEDEISRKYIEYLGGDENIIKVENCATRLRLELVDTNKMNEKGLKSLGVKGVVKLSKTSAQVIVGTKVEFVADGINESLRK; encoded by the coding sequence ATGCTTAAATTTTTACAGCGTATAGGTAAATCACTTATGTTACCTATAGCGGCACTACCAATAGCAGGTATTATGCTAAGAATTGGACAACCTGATGTAATAAAAGCATTGTATGCAGTGCCATTTATGTCTCAAATACTTCCATTTTTTGGAGCAGCAGGGTCTGCATTATTTGATAATTTACCATTATTATTTGCGCTAGGAGTTGCAGTTGGTTTATCTGATGATCAAAATGGTGCATCAGCTCTAGCAGGTGTTATATCTTATCTAACGTTAACTAATGTTACTACTAAATATTGGGGTATAAATTTTGCACCAGAAATAGCATCAACATTAAATATATCATTTTTAGGTGGTATACTAGCAGGTTTAATAGGTGGATTATCTTATAATAGATATAGAAAAGTTCAACTGCCAGAGTTTTTAGCATTCTTTGGTGGAAGAAGAGCAGTTCCTATAATGTCTGGATTAATATCAGCTATAGTAGCTATACCTTTAGCTATAGTTTGGCCTAGTATTCAAGCTTTTTTAGGAGATATATCAGCAGCTATAGCAGGGTTTGGAGCTATGGGAGCAGCATTATATGGATTCTTTAATCGTCTATTAATACCAATGGGACTTCATCATGTATTTAATTCATTCTTCTGGTTCCAATTAGGAAACTTTAATGGGACAACAGGCGATTTAAACAGATTCTTTGCAGGAGATCCTACAGCAGGACACTTTATGGCAGGATTTTTCCCAGTAATGATGTTTGGTTTACCAGCAATAGCATTTGCTATATACTGTGCAGCTAAGAAAGAAAAGAAAAAAGCGGTAGCAGGTATGCTTTTATCTTTAGGACTTACAGCTTTATTAACAGGTGTTACAGAGCCACTTGAATTTTTATTTATATTTTTATCACCAGCATTATTAGTAGCACATGCAATACTTACAGCAATATCTATGTTTATTACAGATTCACTAGGAGTACTTCATGGGTTTACATTTTCAGCAGGAGCGATAGACTATTTACTAAACTTTAACTTAGCTACTAATCCAATATATATATTACTAGTAGGGCTTGGAATTGGTGCTTTATACTTTGTAGTATTTTACTTTTTAATAGTTAAGCTAGATTTACCAACTCCAGGTAGAGAAGATGATGATGAACTTAGTTCAAATCCAATACAAAATAGTGAAGTAGCAGCAACTAGTGAAGATGAAATATCTAGAAAATATATAGAATATCTAGGTGGAGATGAGAATATAATTAAGGTTGAAAACTGTGCAACTCGATTAAGATTAGAACTAGTTGATACTAATAAAATGAATGAAAAAGGTTTAAAATCATTAGGGGTAAAAGGTGTTGTTAAATTAAGCAAGACTAGTGCTCAAGTTATAGTTGGTACGAAAGTTGAATTCGTAGCTGATGGAATAAATGAAAGTCTTAGAAAATAG
- a CDS encoding PAS domain-containing sensor histidine kinase: MKRIFNKLNENIIIINNKGDILFCNEVLLEKLGYKQKDIIQNNINNILYNIEDIDCIKKEENIDLLFYRKTKDIVKFNCDIIIDFFEEKEAIFILCKEISKSYTIEDLDNLLDSIPIGLWIKNIDGKYLYSNRYLASLANKEKENMIGNYDIDNFKDEYAHLYKEVDEEVINTKKPRLFEEAIIVNGISKEFESYKAPILGENEDVIYTVGATRDISLRKKIEKQVFNNHNQVSTLNNILNISNRDIKGLLENGCYELLKYLSIDGISIWLYDKDKKELKSYIRRGYSVVSQHEGIIKLGKDTIEWEIFNNMSDGLRDINEVSHIDICKKMENDGVKYIGTYKIKLRDDIIGILTIYYKYDNKPPEYDQSNFIKAICGQMAILIKNLKLTNEIKIENKKRSNTERELALFLETAVDLVGVIDEDGYFKKANSKWSEVLGWTEEELININLKNLLHPEDMKKVLSVKDFKKGSKFRKNVKYRYLNKNGKYIWLHIGSKYVEEENHFLVTGRDITKEMYVEEQTKKLEKAIEIESMKNEFFSNISHEFKTPLNIILGSMQLLNQSIYKNSITTEKLINHISTIKQNSYRLLRLVNNLIDISKIETGYYELQLSNNNIVNIIEDITLSVVNYVECKNINLIFDTDTECEILACDPDKIERVMLNLLSNAIKYTGEYGEIIVSLKSDGKKVIVSVKDNGTGIPKDKIGIIFDRFGQVNDALIKRREGSGIGLSLVKSLVEMHGGSIRVESELNIGSEFIFEIPVSLIEDEEVTILDKNLRDTQIEKCNIEFSDIYNI; the protein is encoded by the coding sequence ATGAAAAGGATATTTAATAAATTAAATGAGAATATAATAATTATAAATAATAAAGGAGATATATTATTTTGTAATGAAGTATTATTAGAAAAATTAGGGTATAAACAAAAGGATATAATACAAAATAATATAAATAATATTTTATATAATATAGAAGATATTGATTGTATAAAAAAAGAAGAAAATATAGATTTGTTGTTTTATAGAAAGACAAAAGACATTGTCAAATTTAACTGTGATATAATAATAGATTTTTTTGAAGAAAAAGAAGCAATTTTTATATTATGTAAAGAAATAAGCAAATCATATACAATAGAAGACTTAGATAATCTACTAGATAGTATACCGATAGGATTATGGATTAAGAATATAGATGGTAAATATTTATACTCAAATAGATATCTAGCAAGTCTTGCCAACAAAGAAAAAGAAAATATGATAGGAAATTATGATATAGATAATTTTAAAGATGAATATGCACATTTATATAAAGAGGTAGATGAAGAGGTAATAAATACAAAAAAGCCAAGGCTATTTGAAGAAGCTATAATAGTAAATGGAATAAGCAAAGAGTTTGAATCGTATAAGGCACCTATACTTGGTGAAAATGAAGATGTAATTTATACGGTAGGAGCTACAAGGGATATAAGTTTGAGAAAAAAGATAGAAAAGCAGGTATTTAATAACCACAATCAAGTATCAACTTTGAACAATATTTTAAATATATCTAATCGTGATATAAAAGGATTATTAGAAAATGGTTGTTATGAGCTCTTAAAATACTTAAGTATTGATGGAATATCTATATGGTTGTATGATAAAGATAAAAAAGAATTAAAATCATATATAAGAAGAGGTTATTCTGTTGTATCACAGCATGAAGGTATAATAAAACTAGGTAAAGATACAATAGAGTGGGAAATTTTTAATAATATGTCAGATGGCTTAAGGGATATAAATGAAGTAAGCCATATAGATATATGTAAAAAAATGGAAAATGATGGAGTGAAATACATAGGAACTTATAAAATAAAATTAAGAGATGATATTATAGGCATATTAACTATATATTATAAATATGATAATAAACCACCAGAATATGACCAAAGTAATTTTATAAAAGCTATATGTGGTCAGATGGCTATATTAATCAAAAACTTAAAACTCACTAATGAAATAAAAATAGAAAATAAAAAAAGAAGCAATACAGAAAGAGAATTGGCATTGTTTTTAGAAACAGCAGTTGATTTAGTAGGGGTTATAGATGAAGATGGATATTTTAAAAAAGCAAACTCAAAATGGAGTGAAGTATTAGGATGGACAGAAGAAGAATTAATAAATATTAATTTAAAAAATTTACTACATCCTGAAGATATGAAAAAGGTATTATCAGTTAAAGATTTTAAAAAAGGTTCTAAATTTAGAAAAAATGTTAAGTATAGATATTTAAACAAAAATGGAAAATATATATGGTTACATATAGGTAGCAAGTATGTAGAGGAAGAAAATCATTTTTTAGTTACAGGAAGAGATATAACAAAAGAAATGTATGTTGAAGAACAAACTAAAAAACTAGAAAAAGCTATTGAAATAGAGAGTATGAAAAATGAATTTTTCTCTAATATATCACATGAATTTAAAACTCCACTTAATATAATACTTGGGAGCATGCAGTTATTAAATCAAAGTATATATAAAAATAGCATAACTACTGAAAAACTTATTAATCATATAAGTACAATAAAGCAAAATTCTTATAGACTTTTAAGACTTGTAAATAATCTTATAGATATAAGTAAAATAGAAACAGGATACTATGAATTACAACTTTCTAATAATAATATAGTTAATATAATAGAGGATATAACTCTATCAGTTGTAAATTATGTAGAGTGTAAAAATATAAATTTAATATTTGATACTGATACAGAGTGTGAAATATTAGCATGTGACCCTGATAAAATAGAGAGGGTTATGCTAAACTTATTATCAAATGCAATAAAATATACAGGAGAATATGGAGAAATAATAGTAAGTTTAAAATCAGATGGTAAAAAGGTAATAGTATCTGTAAAAGATAATGGGACTGGAATACCTAAGGATAAAATAGGAATTATATTTGATAGATTTGGACAAGTAAATGATGCACTAATAAAAAGAAGAGAAGGTAGTGGAATTGGTTTATCCTTAGTTAAATCTTTAGTAGAAATGCATGGAGGCTCTATAAGGGTAGAAAGTGAATTAAATATAGGAAGTGAATTTATATTTGAAATACCTGTATCTTTAATTGAAGATGAAGAAGTAACTATATTAGATAAAAATTTAAGAGATACACAAATAGAAAAGTGTAATATAGAGTTTTCAGATATATATAATATTTAA
- a CDS encoding MFS transporter, with protein sequence MFIGKIVNSIGSFVHPLMSLILTQKIGMSAFEAGQFVTMLAVFQAPCMITGGKLSDTIGRRKVIITFQALGALMLIICGLMDTTVLTAKIMILSSCFYSISSPAYDALNADLTNEGNRKESYSLLYMGVNIGFSIGPILGGFLYKDYLFLIFIGDAITTLIALTLFIFYVKEPTKIKKSNVIDSKEIYDDEYKDFSTLKVLIKRPILIAFPIIMLLYQFSYSQWGFSLPLQMGEIFKEDGARLYGLLGGLNGFIVIILTPILTSKTKKYKSMNIMSIGGILYGLCFLVVSFSKVMPLFFLAITLLTIGEVLIAINSSAFIANNTPISHRGRISSVIPLITGMGYAMGPMIMGKIIDSSSISIGWIVVMLASFIGAFGLLTLKKLKLEINEE encoded by the coding sequence TTGTTTATAGGTAAAATAGTAAATAGTATAGGTTCTTTTGTACATCCTCTTATGTCATTGATACTTACACAAAAAATAGGAATGTCAGCTTTTGAAGCCGGTCAATTTGTGACAATGCTTGCAGTATTTCAGGCTCCATGTATGATAACTGGAGGAAAGTTAAGTGATACGATTGGAAGAAGAAAAGTTATAATAACATTTCAAGCTTTAGGTGCACTTATGTTAATTATATGTGGGCTTATGGATACTACTGTATTAACAGCTAAGATAATGATATTATCATCATGTTTTTATTCAATATCATCACCTGCTTATGATGCGTTAAATGCAGATTTAACTAATGAAGGAAATAGAAAAGAATCATACTCACTATTGTATATGGGAGTGAATATTGGTTTTTCTATAGGTCCAATACTTGGTGGATTTTTATATAAAGATTATTTATTTTTAATATTTATAGGAGATGCTATAACTACCTTAATAGCCCTAACACTATTTATATTTTATGTAAAAGAGCCAACAAAAATTAAAAAAAGCAATGTAATAGACTCAAAAGAGATATATGATGATGAATATAAAGATTTTTCTACTTTAAAAGTATTAATTAAAAGACCTATACTAATAGCATTTCCTATTATAATGCTATTATATCAATTTTCATATTCTCAATGGGGATTTTCTCTTCCTCTTCAAATGGGAGAAATATTTAAAGAGGATGGGGCAAGATTGTATGGATTATTAGGAGGATTAAATGGATTTATAGTAATTATATTAACTCCTATATTAACTAGTAAAACTAAAAAATATAAATCTATGAACATTATGTCTATAGGAGGAATTTTATATGGGTTATGTTTTTTAGTGGTTAGTTTTTCAAAAGTGATGCCATTATTTTTCCTAGCAATAACATTATTAACTATAGGCGAAGTTTTAATAGCTATTAATAGTTCGGCTTTTATAGCGAACAATACTCCTATATCTCATAGGGGAAGGATAAGTTCTGTAATACCATTAATTACTGGAATGGGATATGCAATGGGACCTATGATAATGGGGAAAATTATAGATTCAAGCTCTATATCTATAGGGTGGATAGTAGTTATGTTGGCATCTTTTATAGGAGCATTCGGACTTTTAACATTAAAAAAACTTAAATTAGAAATAAATGAAGAATAA
- a CDS encoding uracil-xanthine permease family protein gives MKNQSSVIYQLDGKPKLTEAIPLGLQHILAMFVGNVTPLIIISNILNLSLADKTSLIQCAMFVSGIVTLIQCYKVGPFGARLPIVMGTSFGFVPVLTAIGAKYGYETILGACLVGGLIELMFGQSMKKLRRFFPSVVTGTVVLAMGISLLPTGINYFAGGVGASDFGSISNLILGTVVLLTVLIFNQYTKGITSLASILIGLIVGYIVAIPMGKIDFSQLSQMSMISVPMPFTFGFEFHLDAIFAVACVFIVSAVETVGDITSIAHSGIGRDATDKEIAGGVMADGIGSVIGAMFSVLPNTSFGQNVGIIAMTKVINRNVVATGAVFLILAAVFPKFGAIISLMPSSVLGGASVMMFAMIAVSGIKLITSEPLNNRNSTIVALSLGVGVGLSFVPGVLSNMPESIQLIFGDSGLVLVAIIAVVLNIVLPKEEKSVELEVKLEGQIS, from the coding sequence ATGAAGAATCAAAGTTCGGTTATTTATCAACTAGATGGTAAGCCAAAATTAACAGAAGCTATACCCTTAGGTCTTCAGCATATACTAGCGATGTTTGTTGGAAATGTTACACCACTTATAATAATTTCTAATATACTTAACTTGTCATTAGCTGATAAAACTTCTTTAATACAATGTGCTATGTTTGTATCTGGAATAGTAACATTAATACAATGTTATAAAGTTGGTCCATTTGGAGCAAGGTTACCAATAGTTATGGGAACTAGTTTTGGGTTTGTACCAGTACTTACAGCAATAGGTGCTAAGTATGGATATGAAACGATACTTGGAGCATGTCTAGTAGGTGGGCTTATAGAATTAATGTTTGGTCAAAGTATGAAAAAATTAAGGAGATTTTTCCCGTCAGTGGTAACAGGAACAGTAGTTTTAGCTATGGGTATATCTTTACTTCCAACAGGTATAAATTATTTTGCAGGTGGAGTAGGAGCTAGTGACTTTGGTTCAATATCAAATCTTATATTAGGAACAGTAGTTTTACTAACTGTATTAATTTTTAATCAATATACTAAAGGGATAACTAGTTTAGCATCAATACTTATAGGACTTATAGTTGGATATATAGTAGCAATACCAATGGGAAAGATAGATTTTTCGCAACTATCTCAGATGTCTATGATATCTGTTCCAATGCCGTTTACATTCGGGTTTGAATTCCATCTAGACGCAATATTTGCAGTAGCTTGTGTATTTATAGTTTCAGCTGTTGAGACAGTAGGGGATATAACATCAATAGCCCATTCAGGGATAGGAAGAGATGCTACTGATAAAGAAATAGCAGGTGGAGTTATGGCAGATGGTATAGGAAGTGTTATAGGGGCAATGTTTAGTGTACTTCCAAATACTTCGTTTGGCCAAAATGTAGGGATTATAGCCATGACTAAAGTTATAAATAGAAATGTAGTAGCAACAGGTGCAGTATTTTTAATATTAGCAGCAGTATTTCCAAAATTTGGAGCAATAATATCTTTAATGCCTTCAAGTGTATTAGGTGGAGCTAGTGTAATGATGTTTGCAATGATTGCAGTTAGTGGGATAAAGCTTATAACTAGTGAGCCTCTTAATAATAGAAATAGCACAATAGTAGCACTTTCATTAGGAGTTGGCGTTGGATTATCATTTGTTCCAGGAGTTCTTTCTAATATGCCAGAATCTATACAATTAATATTTGGAGATTCAGGACTTGTATTAGTTGCAATTATAGCAGTAGTTTTAAATATAGTACTTCCAAAAGAAGAAAAATCTGTAGAATTAGAAGTTAAATTAGAAGGTCAAATATCTTAA